In the Molothrus ater isolate BHLD 08-10-18 breed brown headed cowbird chromosome 30, BPBGC_Mater_1.1, whole genome shotgun sequence genome, agcagccactgccagcctgaggaaccccaaaaatccccttttctCACAGCATCCCAGGGCTTTTCAGGGATTTTGAGAAGTGGTCCCCAAGCGGTATCAGGATAATTTGAGGATGGATGGTGGAGGTTGAGGTTTTTAGGGTTAAAAGTCATAAAATGGAGATGTTTCAATAAATTCAGTGCTTGTCCAAGTGCTCCACGTCTCTGTGAATCCATGGAAAGGCAAACCTGGACCCCACTGACACCAAATCCTCATCCTCAGGATTTCCCTGCCCAGCATAACACAGAGGGATAAAACAGGGATAAAATTTGAGCCCCAAGTTCATCCCAGAAAATAACAATGACAGTTTTTAGCCGCTTGGTTTCACCTTGGAGAGCTGCTCTTCCATTGGATCCTGGAATagatcccaaaaaaaaaaccccaaaccaacaccAAAGGGTGAATTCCTAGTGGGAAACCTCAGGAAGAGCTTGAAGAGATGGGAGGGAAGCCCTCAGCTCCATGTGGAGCTCTCTGAAGAAGATTTATTTCGCCTACAagaattccagccctgcaaaattttggtttttgagGTGGTTTCACTCCTGATGCAGCATAAAAGTTATGGATAAACAGGCAGAACTTCACTCTCCATGATGGAGAAACACCCGGATCTTTGATTTTCAGCCAACCCATCCCACAGGATTACTCTGCATCCTAACCCACAATTTCTTGCCTTGGGTCCTTCCTCAAAGGAGACTTTTCCCTTAAAACCTTCCTTttgcaaggcaaaaaaaaaaaaccaaaaaaaaaaaaggggaaaaatagaTTAATCCAACAGCTGGGATATAATTTGCCATCAGAGGGATATTGCTCATTGCAGGAGAGTGAaagggggggacagggagagaagcagagggaacagagaggaggaaatggaGGGAGCGTGACAGAACAGGGGGAGAAAGGGAGGGGACAAAATGGAAGGGCCAAGGGGAGGAAACGGAGGCAGCGTGAGGGGCCAGCAGAGTGCCAGGTGGCCGCGGGGAACAAAACCACGGAGAAGAACCTGGGAAGTGACAAAGTGAGCGGGGATCCTCCGGGGGAAGGGCAGCTGTCCCTGGctcaggtgagcagcagcaggtacTCCTTGAGGCAGGCAGGCAGCGGCAGCTGCTGCACGGCCTGGGGCAGGAAGCGCAGGCCGAGCGAGCGGCGCACGGCGTAGCGCGACAGCGCCTGTAGCGTGCCCGGCGCCGAGCACAGCAGCGTCAGCcgctggcacagctgtgggtcCCGGGCcacctcccagggcaggctcCCGTTCTTGCGCAGCTCGAAGTGTCCCGTGGCCCTGTGCAGCAAATCCAGGCAGGAATCCTCCCGCTCCGTGCCCAGGCCCCGCACCAGCAGCGCCACCAGGCGTGAGATGGGGCTCTGGCCCTTCAGGTTGACCACGCGCACCTCGGCGCCGAAGTCCAGCAGGACACTGACGCTCTCCAGGTTGCCCTTCATGGCCGCCCAGCTCAGGGGGGTGTCGTTGTTGTAGTCCAGGGCGTTGACCAGGGCGCCGTTGGCCAGCAGGGCCCGCACGCACTCCGCGTTGTTCTTGAAGGCCGCCCAGTGCAGGGGCGTGTCCTTGTTGCCGTCCAGGGCATTGGGGTTGGCGCCGTACTCCAATAAAATCTCCACGCAGGTTTCATCTTTTTCTGCTGCGTAGTGAAGGGCTGTCCGGTTGTAGCCGTCCAGGGCGTTCAcctgggggaggaaaaaaaaaaaggtttgggTGTCAGGGAGTGGCTCCAGCTGGATCCCGCAGCAAGGGAAGAGCTAAAGGTCCCAAATCCCAAACGCAGGGAAAAATAAGGAAGGGTTTTACCCAAGTAGCCAGGGGAAAGtggcttccttcccagcctcctgAAATCTCAGTGCAAAAATTTAGGTTTCAATCCTTCGTCCTCTCCCaaaaatctcagcccaagaATTCCCTCCCTGTTGGGACAATGAACCTTTCCCTGGTGCCACTTTGTGAGGGGATACAAGCCCATGGAATATGCTGAGGTGGAAAAGACCTACAAAGACCTACAAATCCAAGCCccggccctgcacaggacactcAAAAATCCCCCTCTATGCtgggagcattgtccaaacccCAGTTCCCAGAGCTTGTGACACTCTGGGGGAAGAACGTTTTCCCAAAATCCAACTTAAACACATCAGCTCCAATGTCAACTCTTAATCAGCTCTTCCTGACTTCCCTGCCCCTTATCTCGGAATTTTTTCTAcctgtttttggttttttcaaaGCTTTACCTCAGCTcctttttgcagcagcagctccacgcAGTCAGCATCAGCCACCATGCAGGCACAGTGCAGGGGTTTGAGGGTGCCATGCAGGCAGTTCACATCGGCACCCTGGGGAGCACAGGAACACCCCCCGGTAAGGAACTCCCCCCTTTCCATCCCTTCAGAAAGGGTTAATTCACACAAATCCCGAGGGTTTGCAGGAACCACCCCGGGGTCAGAAAAACCCa is a window encoding:
- the ASB8 gene encoding ankyrin repeat and SOCS box protein 8 isoform X1, whose protein sequence is MWYIMQSIQSKYSLSERLIRTIAAIRSFPRDNVEDLIGRGADVNCLHGTLKPLHCACMVADADCVELLLQKGAEVNALDGYNRTALHYAAEKDETCVEILLEYGANPNALDGNKDTPLHWAAFKNNAECVRALLANGALVNALDYNNDTPLSWAAMKGNLESVSVLLDFGAEVRVVNLKGQSPISRLVALLVRGLGTEREDSCLDLLHRATGHFELRKNGSLPWEVARDPQLCQRLTLLCSAPGTLQALSRYAVRRSLGLRFLPQAVQQLPLPACLKEYLLLLT
- the ASB8 gene encoding ankyrin repeat and SOCS box protein 8 isoform X2, with the translated sequence MPWRGPRHVVHHAEHSEQVLAVRAPYPHHRRHPLLPSGQRGGSHRPGMERGEFLTGGCSCAPQGADVNCLHGTLKPLHCACMVADADCVELLLQKGAEVNALDGYNRTALHYAAEKDETCVEILLEYGANPNALDGNKDTPLHWAAFKNNAECVRALLANGALVNALDYNNDTPLSWAAMKGNLESVSVLLDFGAEVRVVNLKGQSPISRLVALLVRGLGTEREDSCLDLLHRATGHFELRKNGSLPWEVARDPQLCQRLTLLCSAPGTLQALSRYAVRRSLGLRFLPQAVQQLPLPACLKEYLLLLT